aagctcgatagCTTCACGACGGTTGAAGCAGAACTttatcgagtatccagctgttatctgggccgatgtacacaatcggtatcaatcgaagatcagagttgaagacgaccagttgggttctGGGTCCGTTATTAAAAGAGACATCAACCGAGAACAAAGACCGATCAGGGACCGATACTGGCCGTATAGTGAAGATCATAGGGGTAACGAACCAAGACGTAACCCCGTACAAGGCGataaaagaagtgatcgaggcaaAGGGTCTCGGGGGATTATGAACAGGAACGAGTTCgacaggcataccggacctaagtaagcaccacgattatcggaatataacttcaacatcgatgcatctgccatcgtgtcggctatcgaacgcatcaaagatactaaatggccttgacctctgcagaccgatcctgcccagaggaatcccaatcaaatgtgtgaatatcatggcactcatggccacagaacggaagattgcaggaaGCCGAGAGAGAAGATAGTctggttattcaataaagggcaccttcgagaatttttaagtgattgggccaaaaaccatttcaaaaacaggggTTTCAGtagacaaaacgaacaagaagagccgcaacacatcatccacatgatcattggtgggatCGATACCCCAGGAGTCGGTGCTTAAACACACGAAGATGTCGATCGTAAGAGAGAAGCGATCCCGGactcaggattacgcacccataggaactttgtcctttaatgatgaagatgcagaaggagtcatgcaACCCCATagcgatgcactggtaatatgtgtacttatgaataaaactcaagttaagcgtgtgttaattgatccaggtagttcggccaacattattagatcgaaagtcgtagagcagctcggtctacaggaccaggtcgtgtccgcaaccctggttctaaacagattcaatatggcatgtgagactactaagggcgagataattCTGCCAATAAGCGTGGCCGGAACTATCCAAGAAACGAAGTTTcacgtaatcgaaggcgacatgaggtataacgccctttttggaagaccgtggatccacaatatgagagctGTACCCTCGACTCTCCACCAggttctgaaattcccaacatcggagggagTCAAAACGGTCTATGGAGAGCAACCGGCCGCGAAAGAGATGTTTGTCGTTGATGAAGTAATTCTGATATCTTCACTATCATCGACAAAAGGATCGGATTCGAAGGGGGAGCGgaatgccaaatagcaatcacaaacgtcagcTTCGACCCAACTAAAGAATCAGAAGACCGACGAAGATGATGAACatgggatccctcgatccttcgtggtccccgatgattccgatgctACCCATTTAACGGTCGAATAACTGGAGCAAATCACGCTAATCAAACatctgcccgaacgaaaggtatatctgggcacggggttagatcccgagctcaggaaaaagcttattcaatttcttatatcTAACATaaactgtttcgcttggtcccatctcgacatAACAGGGGTCCCACCGGAGATAGCCACTCATAGACTAAGCTTGGATCCAAAATTCCGTCCGATAAAGcaaaaaaagaaggccccagtccgaggtcaaacatgccttcatcaaggacgaggtaaccaaacttcttaaaaaagGATGCATTCGAGAAgtaaaaataccccgaatggctagcaaatgtggtggtggtccctaaaaaaggaaacaaacttagaatgtgtatagattataaagacttgaacaaagcatgccctaaggattcctTTCCTTTGACTAGcgtcgatcgtatgatcgatgtcACGGCCGACCAcaagactctcagttttctcgatgcctattctgggtacaaccagatacaaatgaactcggaggatcaagaaaagacctcGTTTGTCACcaagtacggcacctattgttataacgtaatgccattcggtctaaaaaatgcggatgcaacttatcaacgcctagtaaatcgaatgttcgaaaaacaaataggaaaatcaatggaagtttatattgatgacatgttagttaagtccctgcgagcagaggaccatttaaaacatttgcaggaaactttcgacgtgctaaagaagtacaatatgaagctcaaccccgaaaaatgtgcattcggggttggctcaGGCAAGTTTCTTGGtgtcatggtatccaaccgaggaatcgaaatcaaccccgataatcaaagctatcgaggacatcaCAGTAGTAGATAatgtgaaggtcgtgcaaaggttAACGGGGAGAATAACCGCCTtgggacgattcatttcgagatcctcagataggagccaccgatttttctcactgcttaagaagaaaagcaactttgcatggactccggaatgccaacacgctttggaagaactaaagcggtatttatcgagcccgcctctgcttcataccccgaaagtggacgaacaactttacttgtacttagatgtctcggagatagcggtaagtggagtcctggttcgagaagaacgaggtacgcaattccctatttattatatcagtcggaccttaggcgaggccgaaactagatatccacacttagaaaaattagcgcttgctttaataagcgcctctaggaaattaaaaccatatttccaatctCATTCGATACATGTTgaaacaacttatcctcttcgaaacaTTTTGTGCAAACCCGAactttcgggtcgattggccaaatgggccatagaaatcggtgggtacgatatcgagtatcgaccccggaccgctatcaagtctcaaatcttagcagacttcgtggctgacttttcGCCAACCCTCATACTTGAGATTGAAAAAGAACTATTGATAAAATCGGGTACCTCctcgggagtctggaccctctttacggacggtgcctcgaacgcaaagaggcccggactaggcatcgtactaaaatcacccacaggtaatatagttagacagtctattaaaactacaaaattgactaacaatgaggccgagtttGAGGCCGTGAttacaggtctcgaactagctagaagcttgggagccGAGGTCATAGAGgctaaatgtgattccctcctcgtggtaaatcaagccaacgggacttttgaagtccgagaagaccGAATggagaggtacttggataaattataAGTGACTCTACATCaatttaaggaatggactttgcaacatgtacctcgagaacaaaacagcaaGGCCGGcgctcttgcaaacttaggttcgTCGGTCGAAGATGACGATAGAGGCTGTAcaacctgatgaggtggtcgagggtgaaagacatcccctcgattttgtttacAAAGAAGCGGATCAGAATAATgattcgccaaaaagaaggacggatttggcctagggttatgcGATGTTGGCGGCAAAAATCGATGACAACAGAGTCGAGGAGACCCAACGTaaaagggtaagtataaacacttaaaaaccctttcacatgagtagtaatatcttcttcgggagacgggattatcacttctttggtctcccagttgcaatctttctttacctgcttgaggtatccctcagttatcgagcacatatacctcgatactggctcgcatCGACCGGGAACCGACGAGGCTTTATCGGTCTTAAAATCAGAAGTGAGAACACAcaccccgggaacacactcctcaagTCTTGGCTCCACCAGTGTTTTGTCGCCGGCAGGCCACGATGAAGAGGCGTTCTCTTTTTGAGGAACAGTTTTTGACGTTTTGGCCATCTAAATTTCTATGAACAAAGATCAGAagtattttggtgttttgagaaagAAATTTGCAGTGAAAATCACAGATTTACAGATGAAGAACTCAAAAGATGCGAAAAAGAACTTAGAAGATTTAGAGATTGAAGATCTAAAAGTAAAAAATGGTAAAGAGAGGGACTATTTATAGAGTTggcaatgacggttcaatatcagcagtggccgaccatcgtctgacacacatttaatgccttggtaattGGACCGACGGGACAGTTATCACATACGTCATGGTCGAgctcgatgcaaacgtcagtgTATATCTAGTCGTATCATTGgaaaatcatgtcgtttctcgccacattcttcccgagaaacgaggggactatccgtatacggtcaaaaccggtttTGCCCTTCATGtaattagtcaagattggaaTATGATGCACCGAGGGTCTTTTTCATAATACCGAGATGAGACCGAAGCCAGGTTACCAAGCTCAAGATTCAGGGACCGATCAATACggagctcgaagtcattatcgagctcgagtccaaatcgaactatgatgtgaaGTGGCGTCATCGAACTCAAGATCCGAGCCCGAGTCAATACCGAGCCCGAGTCAACATCGAGCTCGAGTTAGTATCGAGCTCAAAATCTGGAGATCGACCAATATCAAGTCCGACCAAGATCGAGCTaagagacaagagccgttgtAGCCGTActtagggagagaatctcggcaggaattaaggaaaagctaaattaactaatctatcatgggatccccactatgtatattttattatatccaaagtaggattcctCCAATATATAAGAGTGACTATCATTTCTGTAAAAGGATGGAACATTAAGGCATCCACACACTCCCATATTGAAAAGATTATTGATATTCACATATAGATACAGGAGAAATTATCCTTTTGTGAGCCTtgtacattgattcatcttgtttATCCGTAAATCATTTTTTACTTagtttggtttgtatttcattccttttttacagtcaatattcgatatttttCTACATACTTTTCCGATTTGTACCAAGCTATACCaagtatccttagaactacgtataaattaaactctatccgtttttcgggtaaacaataatGATGCTAAAGATTCTATCCACAGCCTCAGAAATCACAGTGATCATATAAAAGCACAAAGGAATGGAAGAACCGAGTTTAAACCACACATAGTATATGATCCTCTAATGAAGCTATCACGATCAATGGTATAGTATCTTAATGTGCTAACACTGCTCAAATTTCAGCTAAAACCTCAACCTGATTACCATTTCATTAGAGGATCATAAACAGCAATCATCAAATTATCTATTAACATCTAAAGTGCATAAAACCAAGTATCTAAGTCACTGAAATACCAAAAGATTATAAATTGAATAGCAGAAGAAATATTAGTGAGACAAACCCAATTCTTTGTTAGGAACAGTGACATAGACAACAATGCTGGGAACAATCTTGCTGCTTCCTTCCATTCTTATGCTACCACTAACACTCGTACTCTGTCTTAATTTCGACCTAAAACATTAAGCAAACAAAACCCAGATAGAAgtattatttttctcaaaaacccaCAAACTAATTAAGGATTctgattatttaaaaaaaatattgcaagagAAATGGAAATTACCGTAAAAGAGGTGGAAAGGGAAGTGAATGAGCAGAACCTGTTTTAGTAAAACTTTGTATTGAAAGATTAGAGAGACCAAATGTAAGAACGCAGAAGGCGCCTACTATGGGCAATCTACGACGTACTAGACTCGATGATGCTATTGCTGAGAGTGTTAATGCCATCTGTAATATGATTATTAACTCTACTTTTATATTATTtgcttttatttatatttcatgtaCGCCTCAAACTTTCTACAATTTACCATTTTTGGGCTTATATTTGGGTTGGGCTAGATATGTGGGCTAGTTCAAAGCCATATTTTTCTTCGGACAAATATCACTTTTAGCATGCgcaaagaaactatttatattcgatagcaaaaaaatatataaattttgtataattaGGCGTTTGTTTGCAACATTATTGGTATACTGTAATCCCACTAATCCAAcagaactttgaaaataatttaaagattCAATGTCCGGAGATTTTAAGATTCTACCTAACATAAATGCTAAAGATATTCGTTTTACGGCTTTCAATCATATCAATGATATTTTGCATTTGATGAGACGTGATATTAATGAATATAATCTTATTCCTAAGAAAATTAAACCTTCGGGTGTTGTCAGAGAAACCAATGATTGTCCTCCTCCTAGGAGGACGAATTGCTCACTCTCGTTTTAAATTTCATATTGATATCGATGAACAATATTCTTGCAACATTAGTAAGCAAAGCGTACTTGTAACTTTAATACGTGATGCAAAAGTGATTGTATGAGATGAAGTATCTATGGCAAAAAAGAAAGTGATAGAAACTTTTGATATTCTCTCAAAGGATCTAATGGATACAAATGCTCTATTTGGAGGAAAAGTAGTCGTTTTCGGTGGTGATTTTAGACAAACTTTCCAAGTTGTTAGGAgtggaaaaaaagaaaattttattcaAGAATTCTTATTatattctgaaaattggaatcaACTCGAAAAACTACGAGTATCAAAATTTGATGAGAATCGGAAATTgacaagaaaaaataaatagcCATGACAAAGTTGAAATCCCTTATtgttttgttatccctttcatttCTGAAATTCAATCATTAGATTTGTTGTTTAGAGTTACTTATCTAGATCTACATACATGTTTTTCCGATACATCTTTTATGACTTTGCGTGTAATTCTGACAACCTAAAATGACTTTGttgatgaaaaaaataatttgttcATAGCTCAATTTCCCGTTGATCCCAAAACACATGTTGCATTTGATGAGACTATTGAAGCAAACGATCAAAGTTAATATGAAGATTTTTTGCATACTTTACATCCTGCTGGTTTACCTCCCCATAAATTGATCTTGAAAAAGAATTATCGTGTTATGTTGTTACGAAATGTAAACTCATGTGAAAGTTTATGCAGTGGTACACAACTTATATCTCGTGATCTTTGAAAACATGTTATAAGCGCTAAAATTGCCATCGGGAACTTTAAGAATAAATGTGTATTTATTCTCCGAATACCGTTAGTATCATCATCATATGATAAATTGCTTATTCCTTTCAATAGAACACAATTTTCTTTGAGATTATGTTTTGATATGACAATAAATAAAGCTCAAGGTCAAACGTTGGATTTTGCGGGAGTTTATTTACGCAAACCTGTTTTTTCACATGGTTAGCTTTGTGTAGCGCTGTTAAGAGCAAAAAGTTCCAATTGTGTAAAACTATTAATTCGACCACCTACAACAGATAGCGATGATGATCACTCAGCTTACAATATAGTGTATAataaaattattcaaaaagctTTTGCATAAATAGTTCAATGAGATGGCCCCAGCTTCAGTTGTTGTCATGCGCTCACATAATTCATGGCACGTTGGCTTGAGGTTTGGCATAGTCCTAGGAACTACTCTAATGTTGCTACAGAGGTATTTTTACCATTACCTGTATGCTTATTGTTTATTTAACGATTCTTGTTGAAACAAACTTTTTGCACCTCTACTATGCAATAACCAAGTGTTAACTTCTATGCTTGCAAATCCTTGCTAAACTTTTACTGTTCTAACAAAATGAAAAAGTTTTTTGATGTGCAATAAATAGATCAATGTTGTATCTATACAatcattttttctttctcatCAAGCGGTAAAAAGAAATGAGAAATGTCGCTCGCAAATATAATAGctgacaaaatatatattttttgtatatttgtattatattcatatagataagagtgggttgctctagtagTGAGCACCTTCCACTTCCAACCaataggttgtgagttcgagtcaccccaagagcaaagtggggagttcttggagggagggagccgagggtctatcggaaacagtctctctaccccagagtaggggtaaggtttacgtacaaactaccctccccagaccccactaatataattatactgggttgttgttgttgtttgttgttataTTATATTCATATGATATaaatattttgtataattttttgaCTTGCAAATAGAATTAGTTTCGACCGACCGACCAATGTTATATTTTGCTCAAAAGATAGTTACATTGACATAAACTAACTCACTCCAACTAGCTGCGGAGGTAAGATTTTCTTCAACAAGATTGAACATCTCCTGACtactaaataataataataataataataataataataataataagatttAATCTTATACATATCCAAGACATGTTAGTGGAATCATGACATATATGTTGGACATATAAATTCACACTTCTATAGAATTTGAACCGTATGATCTTTCGTACTTAACACATCTACACTGACTTGTTAACCATTAAGTCAAGATCTCGCCTAACTCGTTttgattttcaaaaaaatatttgttgTCTAATCTAAATGGAAATGATTTTTTTGCAAATATGTTGTGTTGAGATTCGTAGAGAAAATCAACTTGCACAAGAAATGACCTTTGTAGGCGATTGGACAATACatattttgttgaagttgaaaaagaaagtatttgCCGTTGAAGGGAAAAAGGAAGAGAATTTGTCCATCCGCAATTATTGTGTTCAAACTGATCCGAAAAACTACACCGTGAATTCTCATGTGGTTGGTTTAATTTGAACGTTTTGATAAAAGTCGAACTAATCCGACTCATGTACATCTTTACCGGCAATAACTTCAACGGCATGAATGAAATCTCCACGAAGCAAGTcactaaaagaaaaagatatttgtaTGTATATACAAAGATGGTTTACATAAATAAATTCAACATAGAAGAAGCTAAGGGCTAAACTTCTGGATTATCATCGAgagcggtctcttctctatcGGGCTCCCCCTCTCTCCCCCCCTCATTTTCGGACCCGCTCTTGCtaccgtcatcatcatcatcatcatcgccatTAGAAGCCAAGGCTCCAACATCAACTTCAAgttctttagccctttttatcaCTTCAacaaggtcgaaacctcgagcgtgtatctcctcgagggtctccctccgataCCGACATTTAGcgagttcggcaacccaatgtgctcgggTGTCGGCAGTATCCGCTCCCTCTCTTGCCTCCATTTGAGCAGCCTCGGCATCAACCCGATACACAGGAATGGACTTGTCCGCCATGACTCTCGATGACTCAATCTCCGCCTTGGCATCAGCAAGCCTtatttcaagctcctcgatcctcttggcaTGAGCCGAACCTTTTTGCTTGACGTTCGAAGCTGAACATCAGCCGATAATAATTTTGCCAAGATGGTTTCTTTTTTTGCAGCCAGgcggtcgatagtctccttccaccggtCACATTTGGCCTTGATTTGATTGACTTCTTCCTGAAGCAACCCAATCATTTCAACCTTTTTGCTGTAGCTGAGATAACGAAGGGTTAGCTTCCACAACTGGGTCAAACCCATACtctaacagaacgaggctcacctgcttatctagttcggcctcttctttacgagccttagccaaatctgcttggaggtcctttataacCTCGttcttttggctgcaaagaagccgcagaGTATCTCTCTCCCCCGAGATCTTTTGAAGCTCGACCTCACATTGGCTGAGGTCGACTCGAAACTTGCTAATGGTTTGCACGGTAGGGAAAAAATACAAGTCAAGTTTAGAAAAGAACGAAAAAACCAAGCACattaaaatcattacccgagaaatgaaacgttgggcctcttctaggagAAGAGAAGCGTCACTAATATCGGAGGCATCATCGACTCTAGTAAAACAATCCCGAAAAGGGTGCCTTACACTAGAGCCTCCAcccatatcgggggtcttcaattctcgagtttcctttaacgcctcctcagaaaaggtcGGAAGAGAAGGCAAATGATCCACTATCATAGTCCCGAGCGAATCGTTCGGGACGCTCTGATCGAGACCCAGGGTATCGGAACCGACCCCGACCGGTATAGCCTTCATCGGCTCAGAAGGTTTGGCGACCTCGATAGCTTTCGCAGATCGGATCACCAAAGCCGaagcatcttcttcttcttctctcagttgtTGGACCGAGTCCGTCGAAAGAGCGattgccttcctcctcacccttcgagttttaGGCTTGGGGCCCTCTGACCGAGAGACATCTTTTCACTTTTTATGTTTCCCCGGTTCCGAGACTggggacttggttccttcctcgccactcgaaggcctcaaaatggTATCTTTGGTTACACACTTACACCTGCATGAAAGGAAGTCGGTAACGAATGAAGCATAAAAAACATTTCGAAAAATATGAGAAGTGATccttaccgtgattcttggcctcccatctaccttttgccaaatcacgccaaacgtgttcggcataagaggaagtcgaggctaacttccgaacccaatcctcgagg
The nucleotide sequence above comes from Nicotiana tabacum cultivar K326 chromosome 12, ASM71507v2, whole genome shotgun sequence. Encoded proteins:
- the LOC107802963 gene encoding protein CutA, chloroplastic, which gives rise to MALTLSAIASSSLVRRRLPIVGAFCVLTFGLSNLSIQSFTKTGSAHSLPFPPLLRSKLRQSTSVSGSIRMEGSSKIVPSIVVYVTVPNKELGKKLAGSIVKEKLAACVNRVPGVESVYEWEGEVQTDSEELLIIKTRESLLEALTEHVKANHEYDVPEVIAMPIVGGSPQYLEWLKNSTREK